The proteins below come from a single Poecilia reticulata strain Guanapo linkage group LG5, Guppy_female_1.0+MT, whole genome shotgun sequence genomic window:
- the thoc7 gene encoding THO complex subunit 7 homolog, whose product MGAVTDDEVIRKRLLIDGDGAGDDRRINLLLKSFTKWCHSPGSPEEGFTQYQRMLGTLAQCEFSMGKTLMVYDMNLREMENYEKIYSNIEQNITSAHDKIAECKKEIQRAKRIRKNRQEYDALAKIIQQHPDRHETLKQLEALDKELQHLSHIKENVDAKLELRKKQFHVLLTTIQELQQTLENDEKSDNDDQSQESPAQNGE is encoded by the exons ATGGGGGCTGTTACCGATG ATGAAGTTATAAGAAAGCGACTTCTCATTGACGGTGACGGAGCTGGAGATGACCGCAGAATCAACCTGCTGTTGAAGAGTTTCACTAAATGGTGCCACTCTCCTGGGAGCCCGGAGGAAGG GTTTACCCAGTATCAGAGGATGCTGGGAACTCTGGCTCAGTGTGAGTTTTCTATGGGGAAAACGTTGATGGTTTACGACATGAATCTTCGGGAAATGGAGAATTACGAGAAGATTTACTCAAACATAG AGCAAAACATCACGTCCGCTCATGACAAGATTGCagaatgcaaaaaagaaatacagagGGCGAAGAGAATACGAAAAAATCGACAAG AATATGATGCTTTGGCAAAGATAATCCAGCAGCATCCAGACCGGCATGAGACCCTCAA GCAGCTGGAGGCATTAGACAAAGAACTCCAACATTTGTCTCACATTAAGGAGAACGTGGATGCAAAG TTGGAGTTGAGGAAGAAGCAGTTCCATGTTCTTCTCACCACCattcaggagctgcagcagacacTTGAGa ATGACGAGAAATCAGACAACGACGACCAAAGTCAGGAGAGCCCTGCGCAGAATGGAGAATGA
- the LOC103465032 gene encoding interferon-induced GTP-binding protein Mx-like has protein sequence MTTLNQHYEEKVRPCIDLIDSLRSLGVEKDLALPAIAVIGDQSSGKSSVLEALSGVALPRGSGIVTRCPLELKMKRRKEGQDWYGKISYQEFEEELNDPAIVEKKIREAQDEMAGVGVGICDDLITLEIASPDVPDLTLIDLPGIARVAVKGQPENIGDQIKRLIDKFIRKQETISLVVVPSNVDIATTEALKMAQQVDPDGERTLGILTKPDLVDKGTEETVVEIVNNELIQLKKGYMIVKCRGQKEITEKVSLTEAIEREKDFFKNHPYFHTLYNKELATVPILAEKLTIELVHHIEKSLPRLEEQIDDKLKQTQVELDRYGNGPPSDAAERLVFLIDKVTAFTQDAISLTTGEELKCGERLNVFTVLRREFGKWKAHLDNSGENFNRKIEREVEEYEERYRGRELPGFINYKTFEVMVKEQIRQLEEPAIRKLKDVGDAIKKTFLQLAINSFTGFPNLLKTTKAKIEAIKQLKETSAELMLRTQFQMELLVYSQDKTYSNSLTESKSEEEREEEAINKGFKVPGISSFGSSRSTVFCMDNHATLQELMVHLKSYYKIAGMRLADQIPLVIRYEMLQQSAIQLQREMLQMLQDKENVDFLLKEDYDIGHKRDALHSRTKRLMEARRYLAEF, from the exons ATGACTACATTGAATCAACACTATGAGGAGAAGGTGCGTCCCTGCATCGACCTGATCGACTCCCTCCGCTCTCTGGGAGTGGAGAAGGACCTGGCGCTGCCTGCCATAGCCGTGATAGGGGACCAGAGCTCCGGGAAGAGTTCGGTGCTGGAGGCGCTGTCTGGTGTGGCTCTGCCAAGAGGAAGCG GCATAGTCACAAGATGTCCTCTCGAGCTGAAGATGAAGAGAAGGAAAGAAGGCCAGGATTGGTATGGAAAGATTAGTTACCAAGAATTTGAGGAGGAGCTAAATGATCCTGcaattgtggagaaaaaaatcagagaag CACAGGATGAAATGGCCGGAGTCGGCGTGGGGATTTGCGATGACCTCATCACTCTGGAAATTGCTTCCCCTGATGTACCGGACCTGACTCTCATTGACCTTCCTGGCATCGCCAGGGTGGCTGTAAAGGGACAACCAGAGAACATCGGTGATCAG ATAAAGCGACTCATCGACAAGTTTATTAGAAAACAAGAAACCATCAGTTTGGTGGTGGTTCCATCCAATGTGGACATCGCGACCACAGAGGCTTTAAAGATGGCTCAACAGGTCGATCCTGATGGAGAGAGAACTCTGG GTATTTTGACCAAACCTGACTTGGTGGACAAAGGCACAGAAGAGACGGTGGTGGAAATAGTCAACAACGAACTCATCCAGCTGAAGAAAGGCTACATGATCGTCAAATGCAGAGGCCAGAAGGAGATCACAGAGAAGGTGTCACTGACTGAAGCcattgagagagagaaagacttCTTTAAAAATCACCCCTATTTCCA CACTTTGTACAACAAAGAACTTGCAACCGTTCCCATTCTGGCGGAGAAACTTACTATTGAGCTGGTGCATCACATCGAG AAATCTCTCCCAAGACTGGAAGAGCAGATAGATGACAAGCTGAAGCAGACTCAGGTGGAGCTCGACCGGTACGGTAATGGACCTCCATCCGATGCGGCGGAGAGACTCGTCTTCCTGATTGAT AAAGTGACAGCGTTCACCCAGGATGCCATCAGTCTGACCACAGGGGAGGAGCTGAAGTGCGGAGAGAGACTCAACGTCTTCACTGTGCTTAGGAGAGAGTTTGGGAAGTGGAAGGCGCACCTGGACAACTCGGGAGAAAACT TTAACAGAAAAATTGAAAGGGAGGTGGAGGAATACGAGGAGAGGTACCGCGGAAGAGAGCTACCAGGCTTCATCAACTACAAGACCTTCGAGGTGATGGTGAAGGAGCAGATCAGACAGCTGGAAGAACCAGCCATCAGGAAGCTTAAGGATGTCGGAG ATGCTATCAAGAAAACCTTCCTTCAGCTGGCCATTAACAGCTTCACAGGATTCCCTAATCTTTTGAAAACAACCAAG gcaAAGATTGAGGCCATTAAGCAGCTAAAGGAAACCTCTGCTGAACTGATGCTGAGGACCCAGTTTCAGATGGAGCTGCTGGTTTACTCCCAGGACAAGACCTACAGCAACAGTCTGACTGAGAGCAAGAgtgaagaggagagagaggaagaggccATCAACAAGGGTTTCAAGGTCCCTGGCATCTCATCCTTCGGTTCATCGAGGAGCACGGTGTTCTGCATGGACAACCATGCAACACTTCAAGAGCTGATGGTGCATCTCAAATCATACTACAAA ATTGCAGGAATGCGTCTGGCCGACCAGATCCCCCTGGTGATTCGCTACGAGATGCTGCAGCAGTCTGCCATCCAGCTGCAGAGGGAAATGCTGCAGATGCTTCAGGACAAGGAAAATGTGGACTTCCTACTGAAGGAGGACTACGACATCGGCCACAAGAGGGATGCATTGCACAGTCGCACAAAGCGCCTCATGGAGGCCCGTAGATACCTGGCGGAGTTCTAG